In the Solea senegalensis isolate Sse05_10M unplaced genomic scaffold, IFAPA_SoseM_1 scf7180000015071, whole genome shotgun sequence genome, ACACGGATGTTCGGCACATTGCACATCACAGTTGGCCACAGTGCTCGCATGCACACAAGaatttaaactgatttaaacCACTTATGGAAAGGAGTTTGCTGTAGAACTGCTTTGTCcctcacaccaaactccatggtCACACAGGAGCTGTTCTTCCATCATTAGGAgacgagcagctcctgtgtctctgagtTTAAATCGCTGATAAGAGGTTTTGTGTCCTGTGCTGAAGATGATGAGGGTTTTATTAGGCGTGActaaaatcagtgtttccttGTGTTCGTGCTGGCTGCCGTGGTTTGACCGTGTGTCTGTATTAAACATGACCTTACACGTGCTGATGTCAGTGTGGTCAGTCAGGGTAAACCATTACAACTGCTCTTCATGACCACTGACTGTTCTCACCACGACACGACTTTCTCTGGGCTGTAGGCTCCAACCTAAACCACCAATAAGCTAAAATAACTTGTTGTTTGAAAGAGCGCCCCCTTCAGGGTCAAAGAAGACTCCAAATATGGCTGCCACGAGCCTACACTGATGAATCTACAATATGATTGATGTGGACTTTATTTGACTGTTTggtttataattattataataataataataacaatggtgTGGTGTAATAAGTGAATTTGATGTAATTAATGCCAGAAGGACATGCTCTACCTTTACCTGCCTTTGctaatgtaaatgaatgtacaTTCCATGTGTCTATTTATGTACAGAAACATGTACATATGGTATGCGTCGAGAACTTTATAAATCAGTGGATGTAAAtggtttgatgtttgttttgcagtatttatcatatttttaaatcagtgggAGGATCTGCATGTCTGCTGTTCAAACGGAATCATGGGATGTCCAACGAAAGCAGAATCATTGAATCATAGAACATACAAGGGTCGTCGTCTAAACCAGTGGCTCCCAAAGAGCGGGTCGAGACCCACAGAGGAGTTGTGGGAGATGTTTTTGGGTCCCCCATGCAATTTTCCCAATGTTATAGTTAAGATTTATgggtttatattttatataacatgcataaaattcTAAATGATATCAGCTGTAAATGAGTTGCttcattatgcacaaatttgctcttgtcatgatttatatcAGAGTTATGAGATGGGTCTCCATAGAAAGTTAGGGAAACACTGGTTGTTCTTCATGTCATTCATCTGTTGTCTTCATACTTCCATAGCAAGAAAACATCTGTGACCACAGAACGTTTCCCTGCTGGGTGATTAAATACTGTCTCCATGAGAATCTAAACAAAGAGTCAATGCACTAATTCTGCTGTGGTAAAACTCGCCAAACAGTCACtacagtgtttgtctttttgcttTGTATGATTTAACATTTGCTGCTGGGTTTCccttttctcttgtttcttaATATTAAAACCAAAAATCTAGAAACCTCCCTGTGGCTCTGGCTTCCTCTGTATTgggaagggtttttttttttctaataatgtaatattttaaaatgtgattataatttgtACATATGCAtgtattattaacatttataaaCTCATCATTTTACGCCATCAACATTTATGTAAACATTATTAATTAGAATATGTGCACATTCTAAATTACACCTTTTATGAAAATTGTATTCACATTAGACATGATTTTGTATATTGTGTTGTGGgcaacatgaaaataaaaatgattgaattataatttgcacacacacacacacacacacacacacacagatggagtaAATACATGATGaagcagacaaacagagacCTGAATTCCACAAATACCTTCGCCGTCTTTCAGTTGTTTCATCTGACCTACACccgcaggtggcgctgtttgcTTGTGAACACTAAGCCGACGAAGAAGAACTTCCCCGGAAGCTACTTTTTGTGAGCACGCGGAGCGTCCGGCCTTTCCAGCAGGGCAGCGAGAAGAAACATGGTGAGGGGCTGACGCTCTTCTCTTAAATTCGCTTTTTCCCACGTGAAATTTGGTTAAATCTCAGCGAACGCGCGTCACATTGGCACATAAATGTGTGCTCTAGTCGCTCGTATACGCTTCGATAAGTAAACTGTCTCcgaaatgtatttaaatgttaaattgcgTAGCGCTGGATTGACAAGTCATTGCTTTACTTGAGCTGCTAGTCGTAAGCTAACACATCAGGCTACATATAGCCAGCGTGCTAACAGTGCTAGTTAATCGGTTTCAACGGCCTGGTTTATATCATGTGCCGTAGCAAATTCTTGAAGCGGGTTGAAACATTAACGCGTACATGAATAATCTGAATCATTGGTGTCGGGTTAGAAGATGATTGTGTTCGAAGTGTAATTGTTAAGCTAACTAGCACCCCGTGTTTGGCTCGTGTCATTACTGATGCTAATGTTTCTTGTCAGTGTCTAAAATCATCCTCTTCTGGTCCAGGCCAAGATCAAGGCACGAGATCTGCGGggtaagaagaaggaagagctGCTGAAGCAGCTGGATGATCTGAAAAATGAACTGTCCCAGCTCCGTGTGGCCAAAGTGACCGGCGGTGCTGCTTCTAAGCTCTCCAAGATGTACGTAATGCAAACTTATTGAACATCACACTTAAACTCTTACGTTTCCAGTCGTGGTGTTGAGGATCACAGCAGGTCCAGGTGCTGTTAGACCCCTTAAGTTCAGTACATATCTGATGCATCTCCTCGCTGACCTCAACTCTGCCGATTGATTGATCGACAAATCTAAACTGAAAAACGTTAAATGGTAACTTAATGGACTGTTAAAGATCGGTGGTTTCATACGTGCTTGCAACTAATGGTTTAAGATGACATGCACACAAACGCCTGCTTGGGACTTGGGCTTTTTTCTTTGGTTCACTTGTCTGTGATGATATTTGTTGAGCTGATGTTTTGCTGATGCATTTTCAACAACTGCTTACCAAAAGACTGAGACTGAACTACCCAAATGTTCACCCAAATTACCAAACGCCTGTTCTAATCGGTTTGAGTTTTCtcagtaattaaaacaagctttcaggTTTTTCACCTTAAACGTAAATGTTTAATGGCTCCAAATAACAAATTATtgaaactgaataatttgtTTGTGGACGAGACATTTGACAACTCAATTTCCAgatttggtaaacactgatcaacattgtTTGATGTTCTGAGAAGCACTCtattaatggagaaaatggaCACATCAGATCATTATGAAAAGGATCTTAAGCCGCAGCCTTGTAACACTAGCTTCTTTGCCAGATTAACAGCAATCCTGTGTTTtccatgacatgtttttatgaccAGTTTTCCTTGTCAGCTTCCAAGTGTTACTGTTGTTGTCTTCACTTATTTACAGTCACACAATGATGAACATTTAAACTAAACTGTAGCTCTGCTCCTCTTCAGCCGCGTCGTCCGTAAGTCCATCGCCAGAGTCCTGACTGTTGTCAACCAGACACAGAAGGAGAACCTGAGGAAGTTCTACAAGGTGAGAGAGCACTGACTGCTCTGGTCTTAACCAGCGCACACGCCTGCTCGGGACTTGGgttcttttttctttggttCACTTGTCTGTGATGATATTTGTTGAGCTGATGTTTTGCTGATGCATTTTCAACAACTGCTTACCAAAAGACTGAGACTGAACTACCCAAATGTTCCTGTGAGCAACGGCTGACTGCAACTATTCAAATGAATGATTTCTCTCTACAGTACATGATCGCAACTGTCATTGTGTGGCTATTGATTAGTTGTTGTGACGTTTATATCCGGTTATTCAAATATGGTTGAAT is a window encoding:
- the rpl35 gene encoding 60S ribosomal protein L35; protein product: MAKIKARDLRGKKKEELLKQLDDLKNELSQLRVAKVTGGAASKLSKIRVVRKSIARVLTVVNQTQKENLRKFYKGKKYKPLDLRPKKTRALRRRLNKHEEGLRTKKQQRKDLLYSMRKFAVKA